CCAAAAGAGCCCACATACAAAAAAGCCCCCATCAAAAACTCCACCAAAGTCCTGTGGGTCAAGGCTAATCCATAGGTTTACATCTTcatcatgaaaaatatattattttttaaaatatattattaaattttctgGCGACCTAGACGTGCCCGACGAATCGAACAAGACCAATGACCGGGACGACCCGATGACCTAGACGAGCTTGACgacctggacgagcccgacgaaCAGAATAACCCAGATAAGCCCGACAACAAAGACGAGCCTGACAACATGAATGGGCCCGACGAGCCGAACGAGCTTGACGACCCAAACGACTCGGACAACAACCTGGACAAGCACGATGACCGGAACGAACCTGACGACTCAAACGAGGCCGACGAACTAAACGGGCCCGTTtggggtcgtcgggcctgtctggGTCTTCGGACCTGTCTAGGTCACTTGACTTGATCTTTGACTCGAacttaatgtaatattatttggaGGCGGGGGGGGGTGGCGGCTTAGCCCCCTCATTTTGAGACCCCTAAAAGGAGTATTAATGAAAAGTTAGGGCTGGTTCATGAGCTAGGGgtcaaattgacacctctagtAGTGATTGATAGACACTACCATTTCCATTGTATTTACtttacaactttataaattaataatttattaaaaaatatagttataatatatatatatatatatatatatatatgctttttctatatttattttacaaatttataaattaatattttactaaaaaatagttGTATAATGCATTTAATAATTCTGTAAAGATATATATTTTCGAGTTTTAATGTATATGAAGAAAAGGTTATAAAAGGTATCCTTTTTCATTTTAGACACGGTTGGTAAACCAAACCAAAAGGGTTTAGAGCGATgggataaaattaaaacaaatactaCATGGTCCTATGAATATGAACGTTAGAAAACCAAATAGTGGTTATTTTATTTAGCCTTGCATTAGTTTATTACATCCAAAGCATGACAAGGATAAAGTGCGCGATTTTTCATGCGTAGTGCTTCATTCGGAATCAGAAGATGTTGATCGAATTTGCTCAAGAACAAACGCGTATGCTTCGTTCTGAGTGACAGCCAAAAGCCAGTGCCCTTCATAATCATTAATAATGACAACGTTACCGCAGAGGACGCCTCTGCAGAACAAAAGCTTGTACCTGTTCTTTCCAGCACTTTTAATAGAGTAGCCACCACGGAGTGTATTTGGGTAGCCACGAACTTTAACGACGGTTCCTAGACGCTGACCCTCAACAGCGGTCCACTCAAGAGAGGCTACACCGAGGTAAGGAGAATATTCGAAGCTAATGGTCACTGGACCTTCAGAGAGATACTCGGTCCCGTATGGGGAAGTAATGGTTATTGGTTCTCCTTTATCGGTCTCGATAGG
This region of Vigna unguiculata cultivar IT97K-499-35 chromosome 5, ASM411807v1, whole genome shotgun sequence genomic DNA includes:
- the LOC114183541 gene encoding chymotrypsin inhibitor 3-like, which encodes MASATLFALFLLSVLTFYSPSTTAQPVTDGYGVIVPNGARFHILPPTTIAGGIRRVKTNNETVALSVVRSPIETDKGEPITITSPYGTEYLSEGPVTISFEYSPYLGVASLEWTAVEGQRLGTVVKVRGYPNTLRGGYSIKSAGKNRYKLLFCRGVLCGNVVIINDYEGHWLLAVTQNEAYAFVLEQIRSTSSDSE